The Lycium ferocissimum isolate CSIRO_LF1 chromosome 8, AGI_CSIRO_Lferr_CH_V1, whole genome shotgun sequence DNA segment tttttttttagatgtgTAAGTTGTAGCAAAATGTCCTTGAATTTTGTGATTATAAACAGATATGCTATGTGATAGATTGGAATTACAGATATCCCAGATTTGTTAACTTGATCAAGTAGCTGAAGGGAAAACTAAGTGGATTATCATCCCAATATAGTGAGAGCTAACTCAGTGTATGAATAGGTTACAGAATAAGCAATTCAGcattggacaaaaaaaaaaaaaatctattcttGGAATGCCAATGCATCAAAACATATAAACAAAATTTGGTAGATATATGTGAAATATACAATGAGAaaacaaaatatgtatattCTCTCTGAGTCATCTTCCACGAGGAGACTTTTGATAGGCTTGTAATGGAGATGCCGAAGGTGTCATATGCAAGGGTGAGCGATGTCTCATAGGTGAAGATACAGCCACGGGGCTGGAAATACCCCGATGCTCGATATGGGAGAGTTTGCTAAGACCTTTTGGTGATTGAAGTTGTTCAAGAGCAGTTAAAACCTCGGACATTTTAGGGCGGAGCTTGGACTCATTGCTTAGACATTGCCAAGCAAGGTTAGCAGCTGTATATGCTCCTTTCTGAGGATACTGGCCTTCTAATTTTGTGTCCATTATTCGGAACAACTTCCTTTTGTCTCCTAAATATGGCTTTGCCCAGTCTACAAGATTCTGCTCTATACCGATCTTTGTGTTATCAACAGCACGTCGCCCTGATAACAGTTCAAGCAACACCACGCCAAAGCTGTATACATCACTTTTCGCTGTTAAACGACCTGTAAGATCGAGCGATATTTAGTTACAAGATTACTCATTAAACTGACGATGGAAAGTGAGTTCATAAGGAAAACAGAGTTATGTTTACTCATAGTAAGAAATTAAGCCCGTTATTCTCCACGAAAAATTAAAAGTTCGGGACAAATTATAGTGCCATCATAGGCATCTGGGTAAGAACGGGTATACAGCTAAACGTCATAAGTCTGTTCTCTTAGTTCAATTAAAGCCAATGGCCAAAGCAAAATTATCGATAACATTGTATTTCTGACACAAACTAATAtacatcccaaaaaaaaaaagaacattccCAAATATATTTCCTATTTCTGGCAATTAACGccagaaaatgatcataattcCACCATACTAGTCTATGTTGAGTgcatgtcggatcctccaaaaatagtaCATCTTTGGAGGTTCCGACATAAGTACGGAAACattttttggagagtccgaacAACATATATGCTTGTAGAGCATTACCATCACATCTAAATTATGAAGAGTTAAAGTTACAACAACCATATAGCAAGATTTTGTCATTAAAAAGTcattgtttaaaatgttttaTTCCAAATTCCTACAAGAGGATGTCTTAACCAGAAGGTAGTGTTATATGGTCAATACAGCTAACTAGAGAGGTGATGTATTAACCTGTAGCAACATATTCTGGAGCAGCGTAGCCTTGTGTACCCATTACTTGAGTGGATACATGTGTGCGATCACCAGTTGGCCCTGCCTTTGCCAAACCAAAATCTGACAGCTTTGAATTAAATTCCTGTGGTACCAAGAAAAGCAAACATGTCTTGAGCTTTGCAAGATACCAGGAAAAACTTATCCTAAGGAAAGGCATATTATTTACACATAGGGGGATCGGGGTCTATTACGTACCGCATCTAACAGAATATTAGAAGCCTTGAAATCCCGATATATGACTTGTTCTTTAGCATCATGAAGGAATGCAAGGCCTCTAGCAGCACCAATAGCCACCTTAATTCTTGTTGCCCAATTTAGAGGCTGAGGTCCTCCTGTTTTAACAAAGATTAAGCCAAGAATTACCACCAATTTGTAAATACACACAATTCTAGGCAGAACAGAGAGGCAATTAGCAAATATGAAATCACAGCAGTAAGACAAATACAAAGCTAGGAAGAGGGAAAAAGCTGACATACTTCTAAACAAATGGTTCTCCAAGCTTCCTTTAGGCATGAACTCATACACCAATAGGTGATTGTCACCTTCGATGCAGTAGCCGATGAGTTTAACCAGATTTTGATGACGAAGTTGCCCGAGGTAATTAACTTCAGTCTGCAGAGTATTTGACATTTCATTACTGTGCCAACGAGAACAAAAATTCATTTAAGCGGGACAAGTGCAAAGGTAACATACCAACCACTCCTTGTGACCTTGAAAACCTTCTGGCTTTAATTTCTTGACAGCAATCACCATTCCAGAACCAGGTTTCGAAGCAGTAAGAGTTTGCGCATCGATCCATCCTTTAAAAACACAACCAAATCCTCCTTCCCCTAGAAGACTGTCAGGTCTAAAATTCCTCGTTGCGTTTTTCAATTCATTGAAGGAGAAGGATTTGACATtaggagaaaataatatttCGCCTTCGGATCTTGGAGTAGGAAGGCTTTCAGAACTGCTTTTCCTACCATAGGATGGTATACTTAGGCTTGATGGAACAGAAGAATTGCTCTTTTTGCTGGGAAATCTTGAAGCTTCAGAAGCTGGCAGATAAAAGAGTATGAAATGTTATTTTTCAGTCACATTACTCACaaagtatataaatatgtttttTTGCAATAGAACTCTTCTTTTCAACACTCTGCTTAATTTTAGGGGACAAACCTAGACTTTGCAGGGTCATCAATTGTTGTTAACACTTTAAGCAGGAAATTACTATGATGTAAAACCTATGTTgatcggactcttcaaaaatgtcaaaAGATGCAtgtcagatcctccaaaagtagcgCGACACAGGTGATGACACATTTTTTAGGAGTCCGAACAACATAGGATTTACATCCTAAACATAAGAAAATAGGACACAGCTTTTAACTAACAATCAACATCCAAAACTCACAAATCTCCCTACCAAATTATCTTGTAAAGGTCAaataatttggggaaaaaattaaaaagatccATGCTTTTATACACTAACATATATTGACTTACTGATTaaaccaaattcatcaacaaaaaGGAGCAAAATGAACCAACCCAAAGAACAAAATACACCCATCATAAAACAGAAAAACATACCCAAAAAACAATCTCTAAaccacaaaaagaagaaaaagaaaaaaaacaggGACCAATGAACTAAGTTCTGAAACATAACAAGACTACTAAAAGCAATTAAAAGCAAAGAACTATATCACATCCATCTCAaaaagatacaaaaaaaaaaaaaatctttaacttttccaacacacacacacacacaaaaacagAAGAATAAAGTACCTGAAGGGGTATTAGAGCTAAGAGCAGCTTCAACTTTAGCTGAGGAACCTATGCAATTGCccatcacaaaaaaaaaattcaatcttttacTAGCTAAAAATCAAGTCTAGACAACAATTTttctgcaaaaatttcaaatcttgAACAACCCCAAATACAGGATATTTATTTGGGTTGTGTACAAGATATGTGTTAGCTAAAAAAAGTTTGGTAAGTATTGGTGGAAAAATTGTGAAAAGGGTCACATGAAACAACTACCAAGAATAGTACTTGGAGGCTTTTAGTTGGTTTAATATATAAAGGTAATAAAAGGAATTAGACAGGAAGAGTTATAGAAATGGGAGAGTAGTTTCCTTTTTCCATTTCTCACTTGTCTCTTTCTACTTGCTTTATTATCACACATAAAATAACAAATGTGTGATTATGTGGGGTGTCACTAATCGTCATCCTTGTTTTATTCCTAATTTGCCCTTACACATTCagcttcttccttttttcccaTCTTAATTATTACTCAAATCAAAAGCGAGTACACAGAGATAAAAGATGATGGGATAGACCCTTATTCCGTCGAAGCAAACATAGAACAGTCGCGTTGACATAATTTTAGAATTGGGTTAATACATAGACAACCCCTTAAATTTACCAACAAATTCCATTAGACACTCAAACTAAGGTTTGTTCCAATTGAGCTTCTGGACACTTAATAAAGTGTTCATATTAGACACTTTCGGttcaaatttcttgaaaaaacttTTGCCAGTATTATATCAAGCATTTATTAGATATTTAAGTTAACCACATGAAATATATCATCTCCTTTAAATATAGAACACAACAACCTCAAGAATAGGCATGAGGTTTTACGGCTTGTTGAGGGAAATGCTATAATAAAAGGAGGTGGCATATTTTAAGTATTTAACTTATTTATGTAATGAACGCTTGTTGAGGGAAATGCTATAATAAAATGCgactaaattttttaaataaaaattgacCGAAAATGTCTAATATAAACAATAGGTGCTCAATCAGGACAAGCCTTATATATTCATTATTACTgctttgttttaatttatgcttcTTATTGTACTATTTATTGCGTCAAATGACTTTTTTTTATcataataattgttttaaatactttttaaattgtAAATTATTATGACCTATAGTATTTCTTATTTAGTatctacatacatatattttattctataaacattaaaaaatttataattcaCATTAATCACCATACTCCGCATCAATCCATATGAATTAATTAAAACGGAGGAAGTAAGTTATAAGAAAATATTGGTAAAGTATAAAGTTTTTCGTTCGTTATAAGAAGAAGTTGAAATCAGGATAACCCAAAATATGTAGTAGGTCAATTAATTTACGGGAAATAAAGAGTCCATATGaagttcatatttttattaatataatataattgtcCCAATAATTGAAAAcctaattataaaaataaaaaaaataaaaaaattgaaaacctaATTAATGTGAAGGAGTTGTAGGGAAATACAGGACCAATAGCCCCATGATAAAAGGCCCCTACTTATGGGTAGTATTTTAAAAGCCAGTTTCACGACTCATCCCGGGGCGGGGCACTGGCAAAACGCCCGGGGGTTCACGTGCGGGGCTTAGTTCCTGCAAGGCTTACTTCCTAAGGGCTTGATTGTATGCGTTAAAAATGCCTAACGCCCAATGTTCGAGGCTTGCCTAacagttcttacacaaattatatattaaattccttaattaaaatcgttgagcctcataattctttaacaaatgaatgatacttgatagtttttcatctatacaagtaagaaaattgggtataactcaaataacaagtcgtagtattgcatatttactatttgataATATCGTGAGGGTGAACatcacttaatatttcttttaaaaatacatagccGAAATGTACACTTGCACTTGTCATTGGTCTTTTGTCCTATGTattaaaattatcatattttattatttcgctatttgaaagtaattttatttttattcatgaaggagttatgttttaattataatattgataaagtttattgattatttacttataagaagATAAAATGAGTAGTGTGATAACaatattgttttaagaaattgtgagttttttattgtttgaaagttaaaattttagaGTTGATCTGCATTTCCtaatagcttttatttcattgtattgtttatacttgtaaaGTTATGTTCTATAATAATTACAAGTTGTAAGTGGCGTATAATGGATTGCTTTGATTAGTTTTTTGTGAggatcaaacacatatatattcatttatttatagttttcttttatattttatgtaattttacccatttaaaaatatttattataattatattattttatgaaatattaaaaattaaatacccatggggcttacgccccgtgTCTCAGGTTACGCCCCGTCGAGGCATATGTAAAACGTTTCGCCttacgccttttaaaacactgcttGTAGGTACCTTTTGGTCAGTATTGTATAGTTAAGAACTTTTTAATAATCTATTTAAAGCCAGAGTATCTATATTACTCCcttcggataaaaaaaaatgttcactTAGCCTTCTTTTCTTGGGTAAAAAAGAGTGTCTACTTATccaatcaagaaagaattaaccttctcttttcatatttgcccctatgaAGTGTACTGTGATCAAATtccaatacttatttaattaggacagtttagttaaattacctatttttatttaggagttagtatttttttttaagaaatgtgTAAATGATTAagtggacattttttttttttaatccggagggagtactagaTTGCCTAACTCATTgccaagaaagaagaaattattcatttttttgcgaggattgcccttcttttggggtggtctttaaattttgcccctcatacttgtggtctttaaattatgcccctcatattctcggtctttaattttgcccttcgcattgcaactacGAAGCTTTCACGCAAAATCATGAGGttacgagttcgaacccccgctcaagcataaattaaaaaaaaaaaaattgtaaggcaagttttgggtcgcgtgtatgccggacccggcatactcatgccttatgggcaaacttggcataagtatgcccggtccggcataactttggtaattccttaacaagtttatgccggtgggggcatacttatgggtaaacttttaatgggcaaactttatGCGGACTaaggcataaacttgtgaaggaattaccaaagttatgcggaccggcatacttatgccaagtacgcccacaaggcataagtatgtcgaAATCGCATAACttttaattccttcacaagtgtatgccggtgggggcatagcgaaatttaaattctgccttgcgaatttttttaaaaattttgaccgTGTGGGAATTTAAACCTGGAACCCATAAATTTTAGTcaaaggacaaaatttaaaaattttaaatatgaaaGGCAAAATTTTAgtgaccaccccaaaagaagcaGAATTGCCCGAAATTATTTACGCATATAAGAGCCTTGTCCACCCACTCAACCGACCATGCCTAGTCTTAAATCTTAATTAGGTTGTGGCTTTGGGAAATAAAGGGAAATATTATTTAATGTGGACAGTGGAGCACACAAACATGTGTGAGTGTGTAACTCGAGGAAGAAAAAATGGGaacaacttcaagaaaaaatgtGTCGAGATGCCCTGATAATGAAAGCATTAAGAACACATGgaatccgcgacttaagtagaacaaaaaataaaaagttgaaccaaactagtgcaaaaaaaaaaaaaaaaacattagtagtattcacgcacgaatttcgtgcgtgaatggAGGCCATATTAACGGGGCTgcactttggtcctttcacgcacgaatttcgtgcgtgaatggAGGCCATATTGACGGTCCCCCATCTTCCCCACCACAGATCCGTTGCCTCCCCACCGCCATTAAACCCAATTTTGTGGTCCCCAACCCCCTTAAAATACtaatttcgtgttatttttcattctaaaactcaatattcttggtctattgaagtgtaggaacaagtttcTAAGGTTGGATTTCGGAATAGAGCGGCGTA contains these protein-coding regions:
- the LOC132067486 gene encoding probable serine/threonine-protein kinase PBL3 isoform X2 — encoded protein: MGNCIGSSAKVEAALSSNTPSASEASRFPSKKSNSSVPSSLSIPSYGRKSSSESLPTPRSEGEILFSPNVKSFSFNELKNATRNFRPDSLLGEGGFGCVFKGWIDAQTLTASKPGSGMVIAVKKLKPEGFQGHKEWLTEVNYLGQLRHQNLVKLIGYCIEGDNHLLVYEFMPKGSLENHLFRRGPQPLNWATRIKVAIGAARGLAFLHDAKEQVIYRDFKASNILLDAEFNSKLSDFGLAKAGPTGDRTHVSTQVMGTQGYAAPEYVATGRLTAKSDVYSFGVVLLELLSGRRAVDNTKIGIEQNLVDWAKPYLGDKRKLFRIMDTKLEGQYPQKGAYTAANLAWQCLSNESKLRPKMSEVLTALEQLQSPKGLSKLSHIEHRGISSPVAVSSPMRHRSPLHMTPSASPLQAYQKSPRGR
- the LOC132067486 gene encoding probable serine/threonine-protein kinase PBL3 isoform X1; translation: MGNCIGSSAKVEAALSSNTPSASEASRFPSKKSNSSVPSSLSIPSYGRKSSSESLPTPRSEGEILFSPNVKSFSFNELKNATRNFRPDSLLGEGGFGCVFKGWIDAQTLTASKPGSGMVIAVKKLKPEGFQGHKEWLTEVNYLGQLRHQNLVKLIGYCIEGDNHLLVYEFMPKGSLENHLFRSMSAFSLFLALYLSYCCDFIFANCLSVLPRIVCIYKLVVILGLIFVKTGGPQPLNWATRIKVAIGAARGLAFLHDAKEQVIYRDFKASNILLDAEFNSKLSDFGLAKAGPTGDRTHVSTQVMGTQGYAAPEYVATGRLTAKSDVYSFGVVLLELLSGRRAVDNTKIGIEQNLVDWAKPYLGDKRKLFRIMDTKLEGQYPQKGAYTAANLAWQCLSNESKLRPKMSEVLTALEQLQSPKGLSKLSHIEHRGISSPVAVSSPMRHRSPLHMTPSASPLQAYQKSPRGR